GATCCACCTCTACGCGACGGAGGCCGAATGGCGCGCCCGGAAATCAACGCTCACCGTGTATTATCTCGGTGTGCCGGACACCACGCCCGAGTTCACGTCCCAGGCCGCGCTGGATGCTTACCTGGCAGGCGCCCAGCCCCCGGCCCGCTGAAGCCATGGAGGCTCGCGTCATGTCAGTCCGGGTCGAGCAAAGCGGGGCTGTAGGCACTGTCATCATCGACCGCCCCGAGAGAAAGAACGCCGTGGACGGGCACACCGCCCGCGCCCTGGCCGAGGCCTTTCGCGCGGTGGAGGCCGATCCCGCCACGCGCGCGGCCGTGCTCTGGGGAGCGGGCGGCACCTTCTGCGCGGGCGCCGATCTCAAGGCCCTCGGCAGCGAGGGCAGCCGGGTCAAGGCGACGGGCGACGGCCCGATGGGCCCGACGCGCATGCTGCTCTCCAAGCCCGTCATCGCCGCGGTCTCCGGCTACGCCGTCGCGGGCGGCATCGAGCTGGCGCTCTGGTGCGATCTCCGCGTGATGGAGGAGACGGCGACCTTCGGCGTCTTCTGCCGCCGGTGGGGCGTGCCGCTCGTGGATGGCGGGACAATCAGGCTCGCGCGGCTGATCGGCATGAGCCGCGCTCTCGACCTGATCCTCACCGGCAGACCGGTGGGAGCGGCCGAAGCCGAGCGCATCGGCCTCGCGAACCGCGTCGTGCCGGCCGGACAAGCCCGTGAGGCGGCCGAGACGCTCGCGCAGGAGATCGCCGCCTTCCCTCCCAACTGCGTCATAAGCGACCGCCGCTCCGTCTACGAAACCTTCGGGATGGATCTCGGAGCCGCGCTCGCGCGGGAGTTCGAGCTTGGCAAGGCCACCATCGACTCGGGCGAGAGCTTCGAAGGCGCGGCACGCTTCGCCGGCGGCGCGGGGCGCCACGGCGCCCCTGCGTCCTGAGAGGAGACGCACATGCCACAGCGCCTGCTTCCCTATAGGACGGCGTCTTTCGTGGGCTTCGTCGGGATATTCCTGTTCGCCGTGATCGCGCTCGCGCGCCTGCCCGCGCTCGGCCCGGCCGAGACGCCGGTGCACGCCCTCGCCTGGATCGGCGTGGTGGCCGCGGCCTTCATCATGGGCCGCGCCTGGTGGAAGCTGGCGCCGGAAGTCTTCGGCGGCCGCATGCCTCTCTTCGCATTCGTCCTGCTCGTCTTCTTCGTCGCCTGGGTCTGGATCTGGTTCGCGATCGTCCTCGTCAAGTGCGAAGGCTCGCCCAAGACCTGCGGACCTTGGCGCCTGGCGCTCGACGTGGGAGCGTTCGCCATGTATGCGACCCTGGCCTGGGTCGTGTGGTGGCGCACGCGACGGTGGCTGGTCGCCGCGCTCGTGCTGCTCGGCACCAT
This DNA window, taken from Candidatus Rokuibacteriota bacterium, encodes the following:
- a CDS encoding crotonase/enoyl-CoA hydratase family protein, producing the protein MSVRVEQSGAVGTVIIDRPERKNAVDGHTARALAEAFRAVEADPATRAAVLWGAGGTFCAGADLKALGSEGSRVKATGDGPMGPTRMLLSKPVIAAVSGYAVAGGIELALWCDLRVMEETATFGVFCRRWGVPLVDGGTIRLARLIGMSRALDLILTGRPVGAAEAERIGLANRVVPAGQAREAAETLAQEIAAFPPNCVISDRRSVYETFGMDLGAALAREFELGKATIDSGESFEGAARFAGGAGRHGAPAS